Proteins co-encoded in one Chrysemys picta bellii isolate R12L10 chromosome 13, ASM1138683v2, whole genome shotgun sequence genomic window:
- the LOC135975074 gene encoding alpha-1B-glycoprotein-like, producing MLTVSPEYSTYRVGDSVTFTCLTPKGHQAIQFLRDGAEVDSPETQSQLPHTYNLPNLNVHDSGTYHCRYWTPGQKIPSKLSDPITLNVYDRPPPPSLSLDPPCLEYLLGEQATLSCTDPKVGEVTGYRFYNERSGEISSYKPDPSGGAKLGFLALHMADAGSYTCKYWRAQSGQEILSVGSQPVSVSVLDPPSQPALSLDPPSGVIKEGLPLLITCTAPRDTGEQRFHFYKDGAEFIPGNTQSQINTTGPGPGSMNVSVLSIPRASPDITGKFTCGYEEKVCRKWVPSPRSQAVTITVTADKVFLLRFLVVGGSFFIINGLIFLISHCCL from the exons ATGCTGACTGTGAGCCCAGAATATTCCACCTACCGTGTTGGCGATTCTGTTACCTTCACATGCTTAACACCCAAAGGGCACCAGGCCATCCAGTTTCTAAGGGATGGAGCTGAAGTGGACTCTCCAGAGACCCAAAGTCAGCTTCCCCATACCTACAATCTGCCTAATCTAAATGTGCATGACTCCGGGACCTACCACTGTAGGTACTGGACACCTGGGCAGAAGATCCCGTCCAAACTGAGTGATCCTATCACCCTAAATGTCTACG ACCGACCACCACCCCCCTCACTCTCTCTGGACCCCCCCTGCCTCGAGTACCTGCTGGGGGAACAGGCAACGCTCAGCTGCACAGATCCCAAAGTCGGGGAGGTGACAGGATACAGATTCTACAATGAAAGAAGTGGGGAGATCTCCAGCTATAAACCTGACCCAAGCGGGGGAGCCAAACTGGGCTTCCTTGCACTTCACATGGCTGATGCTGGATCATATACATGCAAATACTGGAGAGCACAGTCTGGGCAAGAGATACTGTCAGTGGGAAGCCAACCGGTCTCTGTTTCAGTGCTGG ATCCTCCTTCCCAACCGGCCCTGAGCCTGGATCCCCCATCTGGTGTGATTAAGGAAGGGCTCCCCCTGCTGATCACCTGCACGGCCCCTAGGGACACCGGTGAGCAAAGGTTCCACTTCTACAAGGATGGAGCTGAGTTCATCCCTGGGAACACACAGTCTCAGATCAACACCACGGGGCCAGGGCCTGGTTCTATGAATGTCTCTGTGCTCAGCATCCCACGGGCCAGTCCCGACATCACTGGGAAATTCACCTGCGGGTATGAGGAGAAAGTGTGCCGGAAGTGGGTCCCGTCCCCCAGGAGCCAGGCTGTGACCATCACCGTGACAG CGGACAAAGTTTTCCTGCTCCGGTTCCTGGTGGTGGGTGGCTCCTTCTTCATCATCAATggcctcatcttcctcatctcccactgctgcttgTAG